A region from the Aegilops tauschii subsp. strangulata cultivar AL8/78 chromosome 5, Aet v6.0, whole genome shotgun sequence genome encodes:
- the LOC141022667 gene encoding uncharacterized protein: MQARWPWLQRTDPSWPWSEFDIDVPTGFRQLFQAAARWKIGDGRGTKFWEDRWLDGFRVQELALTIYDRVQPSTKSERTVAQALTNSAWASDVGPELLAQALHEYMILCDRLAHTHLNHEAMDSVIWAWEKSGEYSDGAYVEANRAFLRREQAESDALFAEIDAEIETEEAGAEKPELQLPPMLPEPGTKIIVISNE; encoded by the exons ATGCAGGCCAGGTGGCCATGGCTACAGCGAACTGACCCCTCCTGGCCATGGTCAGAGTTCGACATTGATGTCCCCACGGGCTTCAGGCAGCTCTTTCAGGCGGCGGCACGCTGGAAGATCGGGGATGGACGGGGTACAAAATTCTGGGAAGACAGATGGCTCGACGGCTTTAGGGTTCAGGAGCTGGCACTGACGATCTATGACAGGGTACAGCCGTCCACCAAGTCAGAGAGGACAGTGGcgcaggccttgacgaactcggCGTGGGCTAGTGACGTGGGTCCGGAGCTCTTGGCGCAGGCACTTCATGAGTACATGATCCTTTGCGACCGCCTTGCTCACACCCACCTGAACCATGAGGCCATGGACTCAGTTATATGGGCCTGGGAAAAGAGTGGCGAATACTCG GATGGGGCCTATGTGGAGGCCAACCGGGCGTTCCtccggcgggagcaggcggagtccGACGCACTCTTCGCCGAGATCGACGCGGAGATAGAGACGGAGGAGGCCGGAGCGGAGAAGCCGGAGCTGCAGCTGCCGCCCATGCTGCCGGAGCCGGGCACGAAGATCATCGTGATCTCCAACGAGTAG
- the LOC109741176 gene encoding uncharacterized protein isoform X3, with protein sequence MQQLYSLFDPVNGEKRLEQQNLTPEEIDTLEFNFMTYLFQIMEKSNFKLLSDEEYDVAQSGKYLLNLPIKVDESKLDKKLLTTYFKEHPHDNLPTFADKYIIFRRGIGFDRTTDYFVMEKVDVLISRVWRLLQRVTRIDRLFSKKPQSKSRNDIKKTDEIIEDTEEQELFVERIRLEKIELSIKNLMSKMTIQEPTFDRMIVVYRQAGMKAKPSRGIFVKHFKNIPMADMEIVLPEKKNPTLTPMDWVKFLISAVIGLVTLVGSLEMPKADVWVVIAIMSGVIGYCAKIYFTFQQNMTLYQNLITKSMYDKQLDSGKGTLLHLCDDVIQQEVKEVIISYYILMEQGKATIQDLDLHCEELIKEEFGAECNFDVHDAVKKLEKLGIVHRDSIGRILCAPLKRANEIIGTTTEEMVTRAQQSPAS encoded by the exons ATGCAGCAACTGTACTCACTATTTGACCCTGTTAATGGTGAGAAGAGGCTGGAACAGCAGAATCTGACACCCGAGGAGATCGATACTCTTGAATTCAATTTCATGACATATCTTTTCCAG ATAATGGAAAAGAGCAACTTCAAGTTGTTATCTGATGAAGAGTATGATGTTGCACAGTCTGGAAAATATCTTTTGAACCTCCCCATCAAAGTTGATGaatctaag CTGGACAAGAAGTTGTTGACAACATACTTTAAAGAACACCCACATGATAATCTGCCTACATTTGCTGATAAG TATATTATCTTCCGTCGTGGCATTGGGTTCGACCGTACAACTGATTACTTTGTCATGGAGAAAGTGGATGTACTCATATCCCGAGTTTGGAGATTATTGCAAAGGGTTACCAG GATTGATAGGTTGTTCTCTAAGAAACCACAGTCGAAGTCAAGAAACGACATCAAAAAGACCGACGAAATTATTGAAGACACAGAAGAACAAGAGCTATTTGTCGAACGCATTCGGCTAGAAAAAATTGAGCTAAG CATAAAAAACCTGATGAGTAAGATGACAATTCAAGAACCTACATTTGATAGGATGATTGTAGTGTACAG GCAGGCTGGCATGAAGGCTAAGCCTAGTCGTGGAATATTTGTAAAGCATTTCAAAAATATTCCAATGGCTGATATGGAAATTGTTCTG CCAGAGAAGAAGAATCCCACTTTAACACCAATGGATTGGGTCAAGTTTCTTATTTCTGCTGTTATAGGTTTG GTCACTCTTGTTGGTTCTCTTGAAATGCCGAAGGCTGATGTATGGGTTGTCATTGCAATCATGTCTGGGGTGATTGGCTATTGTGCTAAGATCTACTTCAC GTTTCAGCAAAATATGACACTATATCAGAATTTGATTACAAAATCAATGTATGACAAACAACTTGATAGTGGGAAAGGAACACTTCTACACTTATGTGATGATGTGATACAGCAAGAA GTTAAGGAGGTCATAATTTCTTACTATATTTTAATGGAGCAAGGGAAGGCAACTATACAA GATCTTGATTTGCATTGTGAGGAGCTAATTAAAGAGGAGTTTGGCGCCGAGTGCAATTTTGATGTTCACGATGCTGTAAAGAAGTTAGAGAAGCTTGGCATCGTTCATCGG GATTCGATTGGTAGAATCTTATGTGCTCCATTGAAGCGTGCCAACGAAATCATAGGCACCACTACTGAAGAAATGGTGACGCGAGCACAACAGAGCCCTGCTTCTTAA